From a single Candidatus Binatia bacterium genomic region:
- a CDS encoding MotA/TolQ/ExbB proton channel family protein has translation MLVTNLATVVYSNAHTVALWMFQEAAVSWDPISLWHQMGILAKIVVIILFIMSGWSIGVMIDRWMAFSAARKQSRAFAPAVAGALREGKIDEAIRVAERSKKSHLAKVVTAGLQEFKAHGESNDIPGEQIEASLRALERAEAIVHAELKRGLGGLATIGATAPFVGLLGTVVGIINAFKGIAENKATGLGAVAGGISEALVTTAVGLFVAIPAVMMYNYLSGRVEAFDVEMDNSSSELIDYFLKRRGMARK, from the coding sequence ATGCTCGTCACAAACTTGGCAACTGTGGTTTACTCGAATGCCCACACCGTCGCTCTCTGGATGTTCCAGGAAGCAGCGGTGTCATGGGATCCCATCTCGCTGTGGCATCAGATGGGCATTCTGGCAAAGATCGTCGTCATCATCCTGTTCATCATGTCAGGCTGGTCGATTGGCGTCATGATCGACCGCTGGATGGCGTTCAGCGCCGCCCGCAAGCAGTCGCGCGCATTCGCTCCGGCCGTCGCCGGCGCCCTGCGTGAAGGCAAGATCGACGAAGCGATCCGCGTCGCCGAACGTAGCAAGAAGAGCCACCTGGCGAAGGTCGTCACCGCCGGCCTGCAGGAATTCAAGGCCCACGGCGAAAGCAACGATATCCCGGGCGAGCAGATCGAAGCCAGCCTTCGCGCCCTCGAGCGCGCCGAAGCCATCGTCCACGCCGAACTGAAGCGCGGACTCGGTGGTCTGGCCACCATCGGCGCCACCGCCCCCTTCGTCGGCCTGCTCGGCACCGTGGTCGGCATCATCAACGCGTTCAAGGGCATCGCCGAGAACAAGGCGACCGGTCTGGGCGCGGTAGCCGGCGGCATTTCCGAAGCCCTGGTGACTACGGCCGTCGGCCTGTTCGTCGCCATCCCCGCCGTCATGATGTACAACTACCTGTCCGGCCGCGTGGAAGCGTTCGACGTCGAAATGGACAACAGCTCCAGCGAGCTGATCGACTACTTCCTGAAGCGTCGCGGCATGGCCCGGAAGTAA
- a CDS encoding ExbD/TolR family protein: MAIAKRIMAVNSTINVTPMVDVMLVLLIIFMVITPMLQKGVSVDLAKTNNPSLMPDAEKEDALLVAVTRDGKVYFISDQIAPDQLTNKIKDKLASRTDKRVYVRADARAKYGVVAEVVDNVRAAGVDQLGLLTEQRRQGAPPAPPSATQTPAAPK, from the coding sequence ATGGCAATCGCAAAGCGAATTATGGCAGTCAACTCCACCATCAACGTCACCCCGATGGTGGACGTGATGCTGGTCCTGCTCATCATCTTCATGGTCATCACGCCCATGCTGCAGAAGGGTGTCAGCGTGGACTTGGCCAAGACCAATAATCCGAGCCTGATGCCCGACGCGGAGAAGGAAGACGCGTTGCTGGTCGCAGTCACCCGCGACGGCAAGGTGTACTTCATCAGCGATCAGATTGCTCCCGATCAGTTGACCAACAAGATCAAGGACAAGCTGGCCAGCCGCACCGACAAGCGCGTGTACGTCCGCGCCGATGCCCGTGCCAAGTACGGCGTCGTGGCCGAAGTGGTCGATAACGTCCGCGCCGCCGGCGTGGACCAGTTGGGTCTGCTCACCGAGCAGCGCAGGCAGGGCGCGCCTCCGGCCCCGCCGTCGGCTACGCAGACTCCGGCGGCCCCGAAATAG